A region from the Thalassophryne amazonica chromosome 2, fThaAma1.1, whole genome shotgun sequence genome encodes:
- the emc8 gene encoding ER membrane protein complex subunit 8 yields MPIQLTSQAYCKMLLHAAKYPHCAVNGLFVAEKPKKESRCVTVLCVDCVPLFHGTLALAPMLEVALTLIDTWCKENNYVIAGYYQANERKKDLRPNQVAEKVAARISENFSEAAIVMVDNSRLTMSCFEPIVVIYDHHENKWKSRDVKVDCFEDWIEAQKITSALLESRSYENLIDFDNHLDDLRNDWTNPVINKSVLDLC; encoded by the exons ATGCCTATACAATTAACGAGTCAGGCTtactgcaaaatgctgctgcatgcGGCCAAATATCCTCATTGCGCCGTAAATGGACTGTTTGTGGCAGAAAAACCCAAAAAGGAGAGTCGCTGTGTAACGGTTCTCTGCGTGGACTGTGTGCCGCTTTTTCACGGGACTCTGGCTCTGGCACCAATGCTGGAAGTGGCTCTAACACTG ATTGACACTTGGTGTAAAGAAAATAATTATGTCATTGCTGGATATTACCAAGCTAATGAACGCAAAAAGGACTTAAG ACCTAACCAGGTTGCAGAGAAAGTTGCTGCCAGGATTTCTGAGAACTTCAGTGAAGCTGCAATTGTAATG GTTGACAACAGTAGATTAACAATGAGCTGTTTTGAGCCCATTGTGGTTATCTATGACCATCATGAAAATAAGTGGAAAAGCAGAGACGTAAAAGT AGATTGTTTTGAAGACTGGATTGAAGCACAGAAGATCACATCTGCTTTGTTAGAAAGTAGGTCCTACGAGAACTTGATTGACTTTGACAATCACCTGGATGACCTAAGGAATGACTGGACCAATCCTGTGATTAACAAGTCTGTGCTGGATCTGTGCTAG